A single genomic interval of Syntrophobotulus glycolicus DSM 8271 harbors:
- a CDS encoding CoA-binding protein — protein sequence MTSLEQEKNNFLQLRKIAVVGASNNRGKYGNIVFRKLKDKGYEVYGLNPHTDTIEGDKCYHNFCDLPSNVEGAVFVVPPEATQEAVKKAYESGIRSFWMQPGAEENQAINFCSQNGASCISGSCILVALNK from the coding sequence TTGACTTCATTGGAACAGGAAAAAAATAACTTTTTGCAGCTTAGGAAGATTGCTGTTGTAGGGGCTTCAAATAACAGGGGAAAGTATGGCAATATTGTTTTTCGAAAATTAAAGGATAAAGGATATGAGGTATATGGCTTAAATCCTCATACAGATACGATTGAAGGGGATAAATGCTACCATAACTTCTGTGACCTCCCCTCCAATGTTGAGGGAGCGGTTTTCGTTGTCCCTCCTGAGGCGACACAAGAAGCTGTCAAAAAGGCCTATGAATCTGGAATCAGATCGTTTTGGATGCAGCCCGGAGCCGAAGAAAATCAGGCGATAAACTTTTGCAGTCAAAATGGGGCCAGCTGTATCAGCGGAAGCTGTATTCTAGTTGCCCTGAATAAATAA
- the lepB gene encoding signal peptidase I codes for MRLIRALVSWSASITFAVIIAFALIIFVFQPTTVVGSSMESTLHNGDLLIMNKFSHTMGIIPQYGDIVMLDSNIDEPRGMKEDIQDVFFNNVLSLMITNKKNDAFWVKRVIGKPGDVIEIKDGRVIRNNIIIEEPYLKEQMIKAKDQKIIVPDKNVFVMGDNRNNSKDSRIIGCIPIDHILGKYAFKL; via the coding sequence TTGAGACTAATCCGTGCACTTGTCAGTTGGTCAGCTTCCATAACTTTTGCCGTAATCATCGCTTTTGCCCTAATCATCTTTGTATTTCAACCAACGACGGTTGTAGGAAGTTCAATGGAATCAACGTTACATAATGGGGATTTGCTGATTATGAACAAATTTAGCCATACAATGGGAATCATCCCCCAATATGGTGATATTGTTATGCTTGACAGCAATATTGATGAACCTCGGGGAATGAAAGAAGATATTCAAGATGTATTCTTTAATAATGTGCTTAGTTTGATGATCACAAACAAAAAGAATGATGCATTTTGGGTAAAAAGAGTCATCGGCAAACCTGGTGATGTTATTGAAATTAAAGATGGCAGGGTGATTAGGAATAACATAATCATAGAAGAACCTTATCTGAAAGAACAAATGATTAAAGCAAAAGATCAAAAAATTATTGTCCCTGATAAAAATGTCTTTGTCATGGGGGATAACAGAAACAATAGTAAGGACAGCAGGATAATCGGCTGCATACCGATAGATCACATATTGGGAAAATATGCATTCAAACTTTAA
- a CDS encoding DUF378 domain-containing protein, translated as MNIWQRIALVLVIIGALNWGMIGIFGIDFISAIFGGMYSVASRIIFTLVGICGLYLISLFFLTEREGDTESRMHPVS; from the coding sequence ATGAATATTTGGCAGAGGATAGCATTGGTTCTGGTCATCATAGGAGCACTGAACTGGGGTATGATCGGGATATTCGGTATTGACTTCATATCCGCCATATTTGGAGGAATGTACTCTGTTGCGTCACGAATAATCTTTACATTGGTTGGGATTTGCGGCCTATATTTAATTTCCCTCTTCTTCTTGACAGAAAGGGAAGGCGATACGGAAAGCAGAATGCATCCTGTTTCTTAG
- a CDS encoding IS256 family transposase, producing the protein MSEKIIHLNEGAIKQELKELVRHSVEETLNDLLDQEAAALIEAGRYERSEERKGYRSGHYQRNLITTSGEVKLKVPKLKGVAFETAIIERYRRRESSVEEALIEMYLAGVSVRRVEDITEALWGTKVSAGTVSNLNKKVYGHIDTWRSRPLQSKYPYVYVDGIYLKRNWGGEYENVAILIAMAVNEDGYREVIGAGEGMKEDKASWQEFLKSLKERGLTGTQLFIGDKCLGLMEAVNETFPNAKFQRCSVHFYRNVFSVTPRSKMKEVAAMLKAIHAQEDKAAAKEKAVAVVNKLRDMKLKEAAKKIEDSIQETLTYMDFPQVHWSKLRSNNVIERLNREIRRRTRVVGAFPDGNSALMLVCARLRHVASKTWGTKMYMSMKHLEEMNKDNNLVVG; encoded by the coding sequence ATGTCTGAGAAAATTATACACTTAAACGAAGGTGCAATAAAGCAGGAATTGAAGGAATTAGTACGCCATAGTGTGGAAGAAACATTGAACGACTTGCTCGACCAGGAAGCCGCCGCGCTGATTGAGGCCGGGCGGTATGAACGTTCGGAAGAACGAAAAGGATACAGGTCTGGCCACTATCAGAGAAACCTGATCACCACTTCTGGAGAGGTGAAGCTAAAAGTGCCGAAGCTAAAAGGCGTAGCTTTTGAAACAGCCATCATCGAACGCTATCGGCGGCGGGAAAGCTCCGTGGAAGAAGCCCTGATCGAAATGTACTTAGCCGGTGTTTCGGTTCGCCGGGTAGAGGACATCACCGAAGCGTTATGGGGAACCAAAGTGTCGGCCGGGACCGTGAGCAATCTGAACAAAAAAGTATACGGACACATCGATACTTGGCGCAGCCGACCTCTGCAGAGCAAATATCCGTATGTATACGTCGACGGAATTTACCTCAAACGAAACTGGGGCGGCGAATATGAGAACGTGGCAATACTTATTGCCATGGCCGTTAACGAAGACGGATACAGAGAAGTCATCGGCGCCGGCGAAGGCATGAAAGAAGACAAAGCAAGTTGGCAGGAATTCCTGAAAAGCTTAAAAGAACGAGGACTCACTGGAACGCAGCTATTCATCGGGGACAAATGCCTGGGGCTGATGGAAGCCGTCAATGAAACCTTCCCTAACGCCAAATTTCAGCGCTGCAGCGTACATTTTTACCGAAATGTATTCTCCGTTACACCGCGTTCGAAGATGAAAGAAGTCGCGGCTATGCTCAAGGCAATCCATGCCCAAGAAGACAAAGCAGCAGCCAAAGAAAAAGCAGTTGCTGTCGTTAATAAACTGCGGGACATGAAGCTGAAAGAAGCAGCCAAGAAGATTGAAGACAGTATCCAGGAAACCCTGACTTACATGGATTTCCCGCAGGTGCACTGGTCAAAACTCCGGAGCAATAATGTTATTGAAAGACTGAATCGGGAGATCAGACGCAGAACCCGTGTTGTGGGGGCCTTCCCAGACGGCAACTCGGCACTGATGCTGGTTTGCGCCCGGCTTAGGCATGTAGCAAGTAAAACCTGGGGAACCAAGATGTATATGAGTATGAAACATCTGGAGGAAATGAATAAAGACAACAATCTTGTGGTCGGATAA
- a CDS encoding undecaprenyl diphosphate synthase family protein, which translates to MRIPNHIGIIPDGNRRWAQGKGLSKEKGYAYGLHPGLELLRLSQKLGVKELTFYGFTVDNTKRPANQTKAFQQACIEAIHCIADEDVSLLVIGNTESKMFPRELMPLTERKIFGQGGMKVNFLVNYGWEWDLANLLRDSAQESGIISGLKSNDISRIDLVIRWGGRRRLSGFLPAQSVYADFFILDDYWPDDKV; encoded by the coding sequence ATGAGAATTCCTAACCATATTGGGATAATCCCGGACGGCAACAGGCGATGGGCTCAGGGTAAAGGGCTTTCTAAGGAGAAGGGCTATGCCTATGGTTTACATCCTGGCCTGGAGCTCCTGCGCCTTTCCCAAAAGCTTGGCGTTAAAGAGCTTACATTTTATGGTTTTACTGTGGATAATACGAAAAGACCGGCAAATCAGACCAAAGCCTTTCAGCAAGCATGCATCGAAGCCATTCACTGTATTGCCGACGAGGACGTTTCTTTACTGGTCATTGGCAATACTGAATCGAAGATGTTCCCCCGGGAGCTTATGCCTTTGACCGAAAGGAAAATTTTCGGTCAGGGAGGAATGAAAGTAAATTTTCTCGTCAATTACGGATGGGAATGGGACTTAGCGAATTTACTCCGGGATTCAGCTCAGGAATCAGGCATTATCAGCGGCCTGAAGTCCAATGATATCTCCCGTATCGATCTGGTCATCCGCTGGGGAGGCCGCCGCCGCTTAAGCGGTTTTCTGCCTGCTCAATCTGTTTATGCAGATTTCTTCATCCTGGACGACTACTGGCCGGATGATAAGGTATAA
- a CDS encoding pyridoxal phosphate-dependent aminotransferase, which translates to MFSEKIITNLGKSSWIRAMFEEGEKLRKIYGPEHVFDFSLGNPDPEPPVKVKSALKQIILEDPPRLHGYMPNAGYPDVRAKIASSLQETAGVTLSGQHIVMTCGAGGALNVILKTLLNPGEEVVVLSPFFVEYLTYIDNHQGIGVVVPTKKDSFQPDLEAIEAAITSKTKAIIINSPNNPTGVLYQEDILIKLDELLELKEKEFHTVIYVISDEPYRKLVYDHDELPSVLKIFRNSIMVDSFSKSLSIPGERIGYIAANPGIADIDLLMNGLIYCNRTLGYVNAPALFQKVIAESLDEAVDIEIYRERRDLLYHQLISMGYECVKPQGAFYLFPKSFIENDIEFKNHALKYNILIVPGTGFYCPGYFRLSYCVSLKTIQDSLPAFEALARDFLK; encoded by the coding sequence CCTGAACATGTTTTCGACTTTTCTCTTGGGAATCCTGATCCTGAACCGCCAGTTAAAGTAAAAAGCGCTTTAAAGCAAATTATTTTGGAAGATCCCCCCCGTCTCCACGGATATATGCCAAACGCCGGTTATCCCGATGTCCGGGCAAAGATTGCTTCCTCACTGCAGGAAACAGCCGGTGTAACCCTTAGCGGTCAACATATTGTGATGACTTGCGGCGCCGGCGGGGCCTTAAATGTTATCCTGAAAACCTTGCTTAACCCAGGCGAAGAGGTGGTCGTCCTTTCCCCGTTTTTTGTGGAGTATCTGACTTACATTGATAATCATCAGGGGATCGGAGTTGTGGTTCCAACCAAAAAAGACTCTTTTCAGCCTGACCTTGAAGCAATCGAAGCCGCCATAACTTCCAAAACCAAAGCGATCATCATCAACTCTCCCAATAATCCGACCGGAGTGCTTTATCAGGAGGATATCCTGATAAAGTTGGATGAGTTACTTGAACTCAAAGAAAAAGAATTCCATACGGTCATTTATGTCATCTCCGATGAACCTTACCGAAAACTGGTCTATGATCATGATGAGCTGCCCAGTGTCCTGAAAATATTCAGAAACTCCATTATGGTTGACTCTTTCAGTAAATCGCTTTCCATACCGGGAGAGAGGATCGGCTATATTGCGGCCAATCCTGGGATTGCCGATATCGATCTGCTTATGAACGGCTTAATTTATTGTAACCGTACTCTGGGCTATGTGAATGCTCCGGCTCTTTTTCAAAAAGTGATTGCTGAATCCTTGGATGAAGCTGTCGATATTGAGATTTACCGTGAGCGTCGTGATCTTCTTTATCATCAGCTCATATCTATGGGGTATGAATGTGTCAAACCCCAGGGAGCTTTCTATTTGTTCCCTAAATCTTTTATCGAAAATGATATTGAATTTAAAAACCATGCTCTTAAATATAATATCCTTATTGTTCCCGGGACAGGCTTTTATTGTCCCGGCTATTTCCGGCTTTCTTATTGTGTAAGCCTCAAAACTATCCAGGATTCTTTGCCCGCCTTTGAAGCCTTAGCCAGGGATTTTCTAAAATAG